The genome window GTTTGCTACGGCAATTAGGACAGGTGTTGTGCATCTGGAGCCATGGAAGTAGACAATATTGGTGATATATATGAGAGCAGTTCATACGAATGAGCTTATCCCCTGCTTGTGGTTCCTCCAAACATATACTGCAATAAAAACCCACATCAAATCCTTGCTTTTGTTGACTGCTGCTAACAACAAAGCTGCCATTTTCGACCAACTTATCATTGGCACTTGTTGATGCATCCTCCTTACTGTCAAACAGACTGAAACTTGGGCTAACCGAGCCATGGTAAGTTGGTTCATGTTCGTGATCATCGCTGAACTGGCTGGGTACAtgttcatcatcatcaccactgGACAGGCTGAGTTCATGTAACCGGCTGGGTATATGTTCATGATCGAACAGGCTGGGTGGTGCAtgttcatcatcatcactggaTACATGTTCACGATCATCATTGAACCGGCTGGGTACATGATCATGATCGAACAGGTTGGGTGGTGCAtgttcatcatcatcactggaTACATCATCACTGAACCGGCTGAACGATGATGGGAGTCTTGAGGATGAGAATGAAGCCCCACGGTCGGCTGGTTCACATTCATGATGACTGAATGATGATGGGAGTATTGATGGGAGTAATGCGAATAAGACTGAAGCCTCGCCTTCATTTAACACAcgggatgatgatgatgggagTCTTGAGGATGAGAATGAAGCCCCACGGTCACTTAACCAGCCACGGTCGGCTGGTTCACGTTCGTGATGACTGAATGATGATGAGAGTATTGATGGGAGTAATGAGAATAAGAATGAAGCCTCGCTTTCATTAAGCACACGGGATGATGACAATGGGAGTCTTGAGGCTGAGAATGAAGCCCCATGATCACTTAACAAGCCACGGTTGGTTGGTTCATCATTGAACCGACTGTATGATAATGGGGGACTGAAATTTGGGATCATGGTTAGTTTGATCAATAACTTGACGAGACTgtagaattttgaaaatttgttgattactgtttttttttttttttttaataattacgCCATGCTGCTAACCTACCGTTCGAATATTTTCTTCCtaattaaactacaaaactttTGACAAATTACTGTATTTTCGAGGgagaagaaaacagagactagtgctgtttatatataatttgtataTGAAATTGTAACTATATAATTTGTTTTGGAATGGGAGAGGGAGACGTATGTAAACTCTCAAGTGTTTAGACGACACTCCCAGTTCTTCAACTAAAATCAATAACTCAACAGTCCTCATTCAACTAAAATCAACTACTGTAGTGTAGAGGTACACGTGTGTCAAAATATGCCAATTAGATTAACCTTGACCCACTCGTTTGGAAAAGTTTaacttaaattttggatttctattggttttaaatttaacttacattattagtttttctattttgtgatTGAGAGATTGATCTCATGGTTATTGATGGCATCTACTGAGTAGGAGCTTATATTGGTTTTGCTGTTGCATCAATAATGATGTATTAAAATTATTGAGAATATCGTTAAATCGCTAAATTTCAACAGAAAATATTaacattctttttatttgttacaAATGTATGTTTAgcaatattttctaaattagaAGTTCAAAAACCACATTGTCACTCATGCCAAAGTAAAATTGTGATATTTGTAAAAACTcgtgtattttattattattatttttttttgtctctaaaatTTGTTCTAGGTTTGATTTATGTTCCACTaatttagaattaaattttgtcactaaaaagctttaaaaaaaaaaaatacaaaatctatTATACAATATACAGATGGAGTACCAGCGTGGTTTGTAAAAAATCTAAGttgatttgaaaataatttcataacacatgaatggaaaaatgaaatcatagctttttaaaattttcaagaatgaAATTGTAactatataaatttacaatatgaaaattgtaactaaataatgaaattattaacTCAAGTACTAAtgtcaataaaataaaataaaaatactatgTTCCAAAAAATTAGCGATATATTTTCAATAgatttttataatgaataaattttagtaacgttattgaaaaatgtataaaaataaataaaaataaaaataaaaaaccagaaaatagaccatttttctcataaaattggAGCAATCTAAGATGTGCAATTTACATATTCTACCAAATGATTTTAcctaaattgtttttcctttgatCCTTTCACtgtattgttttaaaaataccaaattaaaatatcatacttaaacccattttttaattacttcGCAAATGGCTTTGTGCGTGGGAGCTGGTATACCTCCCACAAATCACTACCAGTTTATGGATTGAAATTAATAGATAATCGATTGCAACAACATGCACATGGGCAATATTTTAGAAAGTTGAAGTTCATGCCATATgcccaataatttttttaactagtgTTTAGCTCTGTGTATATGTacggtacaattaaaaataatcataattatacggttcaaattatacctttttttagaagatgtacaaattatacataatattagtttacattttttaaaccatatatttctaaaatatgtaatggtttctcatattatattatatgtgtgtgtgtgtgtgtgtgagagagagagagagagatttagaattaattggttttagactctttgatttttgcaccaataattcaccaatcacaaaaattaaaaacttagatggacacatagcaaaaaattgagaatccaattaaaatttaattggattttctctaatttttggttattaatatatatatattgtataagTGTTCACAAATTACAAGGACAGAGAAATCTTATAAAATTCtcctatatctttttattaaatatgaattttgaaaatctaattgttggattgcattttctttatgttcttaacacacatgtcaaatttcgttcaaatcatatgttatttactatttgatcaataaaaaaaattatacgtaattttatactacaaaaacttaaaatttaaacatttgattaatgacaaaattattgatctttaatctttttgaaattttacaagcatgaaaaatatgataaaaacaTACAAtccaataattatattttcaaaacttacatcaaataaaaagtcataagaacagtttgaagtttgaagagAAACGTTTTCCTTGCTTACAGATCTTTTTTAATAGATAGATCTTATAAAAGTTTGATCATTGTGAGCATAACTGCAAGCAATTGGTTTTAGCTTTCAATTGATCATATGAAATTTAAGTGATGCATAAAGCCACTAGCTCTTAGCTTTCAATTGGTCTTTTTTATACcaaataaagaatttttttttttttttcataataggAAGATAAAGCCTAGCTAGCgggcttttgtttttgtttttgttttttttttttttcctagttaaaCAAGATACTTGCATATGTAATTTTGTTCTATCATAAGcctacttttatttatttttgattggtATCATAAGCCTACTTGGGTGGCCATATTACAGCACGCCTTATTCTCCAATGTGGTTCagtaaaatgcaaaattagtgCGTGATTTCTTAATTTCAAATCCTCCtttggcaaaaagaaaaagacccaactaaaaaactttaaattttacaacccaaataagaaattaagaCTTTAATTCCAAAGAATCCAAATACTATTAAAAGGAATTTCTAAcactaaaaaaggaaaaaattgcaaGATGATCATTGTTGATCAAGTTTGCAACGGCAATAAGGACAAGTGTTGTGCTTCTGGAGCCATAGAAGTAGACAAAATTGGTGATACATATGAGAGCACTTTATACAAATGAGATAATCCCCTGCTTGTGGTTCCTCCAAACATATATTACAAGTAAAAGCCACATCAAATCCTTACTTTTGTTGATTGCTGCAAATAACTTGTTGATGCACCCTCTtcagatgaagatgatgaggatgaccatgaagatgaagatgaaaatgAGGATGAGCAGTTCATACGAATGAGATAATCCCCTACTTATGGTTCCTCATTATCACTGAAACAATACACCTAGTCCATAAAATCCACAATTGAATCAACATCGTCAGTTGGTTCATGTCCATGATCATCATGGTTAGTTTGATCAATAAATTATTCCATATGGTGGCAGTGGAACTCCAATTCAACCACAATGGAATAGCCAAAAGAGACAAggttgaattttgaaaaattcttgATGTCTAAGAATGACTATTTTTTAAGAGagaagattttgaaaaattcttgATGTCTAAGACTGACTATTTTTTAAGAGagaagaaagcaagaaaaacaaagctgcctttttgtgttttccttttcGAGAGAGGGAGACCTATACAATTATGACAAGCGTGTGTTGGACAAATCAATTTTAAATGCAAATCCTAGCATATGTgataaaagtgttttttttttttttttttggagaagaatataaaatgttaattacatttataattttgGGTTGGTAAAATATTCAACTCAAGCAATTCGGCCCATTTCATGCAATCAAAATGTgttagttttatttgttttaaattttgatactTAAGTACTAGGacatagggtccgtttggattgaacttattgttgctgaaattgaaaactgaaaacactgtagcaaaataatttttaaatatgtaaatagtaccgtgagactcatttttaatattttttaatacgtgAACAATGTATgcacagtgcgtgaacagtgcatacACTGTTCATAACAGTAAATATTGTCTCCCAAAGTTAACAAAtgcgaaaaaaataaaaaaaataaaaaaacgtaAAACTGGAAACGTGGACGCAGGATTCAGTACAATCCAAACGCACACATAAACGATTCGAGCTTTGTCGAGTATTAAATGTTCAAGCTTGACTCAAcaacaaatatgaaatattcAAGCTTGGCTTGAGCTTGAACTAAGCTTACAAACTATATTTGAGcttagttgaataagagatttagagttcaatctctgcctacaccaaaaaccgattggtgtctggttctgatgataaaaagctatcattaaAAGTGAACGTCATATGTTAAAactctctcccaaaaaaaaaaagtttgagctTGAGCTTGTTAGATAATCCAAAAAACTTGAGCTCAGCTAAGCTCAAACCCAAGCTctatattaagtttttgaacttGAGATTCAATAAAAAGTACATTATTAAGCCTATATTACGCATAGTATCAAGTCTATTTGGTTTAGACATGTGGACTCAAATCTCAATTAATTAAAGGCTCggtaaaatatgagtttatttttgaAGTTCATATCACACTTATTACCAAGCTCGTAAACTAGTTTAATCTCAACTTGTTTTTTATCGAGCTCGATCTATTATTCACGAGCCTATTCATGAGCAACTTTTTTGTTTAGCTCAGCtcattaattaaacaaaattaatgtTCAAACTTGGctcatttataaacaaacaaacatgaataaGTTTTTTATCAAGTCAAGCCCAAGTTGTTTATGAATAGATTGGTTCATTTACAGCCATAACTTAAGTTTAAATTTGTTAGTTACGATCGTATTTTGAGAGTTAAAGATTGAGATCTTATGCAATAACTTTTAATGGCCAAGATTGAGAGTTGAAAAAAGCAACTTTCAATTTCAACCAATGAAAAGAAAtagttaaaaaagtaaaagagtaaaaaaaattgtgagaggaAATTGAACAATTGCACCAAGTGGTATTGTATCTAATATCAATCCGAGAGTTTGTTTTGATCAAATTAGAATATTATGTCTAATCATGTAAATTGTATCATTAATTGATAAcgatttaaaataatttaatgtaacccaatttttttaatattcctaCCAAAATGTTTTCTTAACCCAATGAGAGTTAGTCCATAAATACATTCTCCTTTCTCCCATATGATGCTTATCCTATGTTTGaatccattcttcttcttattttatttttatttttacacaatgcACTATACATATGTATTAGAACTTCTAATCCCTAACACTTACTAAACTTgtccatttattaaaaaaagaactcaattacaagtaaaatccTTCAATACtcttttagaaattaatacaaCAAAAGATGTTCAACTTCTACTCCAAACAATTTAAAAAGCTTTATAGTTAAAATCAAAGTAGAAAACTATCAAAttgcatttaattattttttgatcttTAATGAAtgtaataaactattttttaaatataaatatgaatgtaaacataaacttgtacttatatgattgtttttatattatgttataaacataaacttatgttgatattttttaaatataaatgctATGATTGTACTTACATTCCATGTACTCTATTTTGGTCCTAATTAATCAAATCTATAGATTCTCGAGCATCTCACCAAATTTACTTAAGTCATATTATGCTCATTCTCCTCCTAATTAATAAGAACCTTACATAAGGAGTGATTTTAAGggtattataaaattttccacatacaaactattgaaaaatattgaatgtTAAAAGCATTAAtactatatttttaattaaataccTTAGTCAAAAGGTAACTAACTTCAACGCGAGCATTAGtattatgaaaacaaaaaatagtgcTCTTGCATTTTGAGTTTGATTTTAGAATCATCATGTACGGACAAAAATACTTTGATAATCTCAATAACagaaaacacccaaaaaatgaaaaacgcCCCAAGTGGTGTCATTTTCTCCACAAGAGTTGACATAATGGATAGTTTTATCCAAAGTGTAAAGAaaaaacatgagagagagagagagagagagagagagagagaggggttttaATCTCGTTTAATCATTTAGTTGCTGGCTAGGTAAAATCTGCATTTCGTCCACctagtaataactaataactgaaaatattattataagaaATGTATCCAATGCCATTAATGTCAACTTAAGTATGATGTTTAAAAATAATAGGGCGTCATGCTTCCTTAGTGTGTCAACCATCACAATGCCAACAAAACTTTCAACTATGGTAGAGAAGTAGTGAAATAGATTGTAATCTTCATTTTAATAGTAATGTTGCACAAAACCTGCAAAAAGGGTATGAGAAAAACCATGtaattgtgatttgtgataattaaaataaaattatactccTGGAGCATCATGAACTAAACTTGAGAAGaattcaattacaaaataagttttttttgtttatttttataattcgataATTAAAGGAAGAGGAAGGAGATTTAAACctcatatatttttgttttttttattagaaaacaattccccccccccccccggacCCCCACCCaaccaataaaaattacatattccAAGGTctaatatttaaaattgtgaATTAGGTAACTAAAACTATTAACTCTACTATGGAAAAAAGCAGAGGATCTTTGAGAGGAAAGGATCAGCAGTTTAGGGCATGGCTGCGTGCTTCAACACCAAACTTGTCGCGGCGATCAGTGATCCGAGTGACGGGGATAGAGGATGATGAATGCAGGGAGGATGATGATGATCAACATGGAGTTGCTGAGGGACAGAAGCCGGTGTCGGAGATGGACGGCGATAAGGATACGGAACAGGGAGGGGAGTCCGGTGAGGATCCGAGGGGCAATCTCCCTGTCATTAAGGCTATTCCGAAAAATCCAGAAGACAGTAACGGAACTAATATTGATATGGAAATAAATTCGCATAATTCAACGGTTTCAAATTTGGTCCATAACGTGCAGGATACGGATTTTCTGGAGCAGTTAAAGGGCATTGATGCTGATTTGAAGAAATATGATAATGATGAGGTAGTTACGGAAACACAGAAGGAAGAAAGTTCAGTGGAAGGCTTGGGAAAGTCAATGGAACAGAACTTAAGTGGACTAAAGTGAAGGGTGGAATATGTTACGCATGCTTTATTCAAAACCAAAACTCTCGTGGTCTGTTGTCAGcgattttaatgaattattggAGGTGAATGATAAGAGGGGAGGGGTGCCACGGTCCCACAATCTCATGCAGTCCTTTCGGGAAGTGCTAGATGAAGGTGGCTTTGTTGACTTAGGGTACACAAGTCCAAACTTTACGTGGCATGGAAGACGGAGAGGTGAGTTGGTATGGGAGCGGCTAGACAGAGGCGTTGCCAACTACGAATGGTTAGATCGTTTTCCAACCGGCAGAGTTGAACACCTCCATTGCTTCACCTCCGATCATAGACCACTGTTACTTAACCTTGATCCAAATGGGGAGAGCCAAAGATGGAAGCGTAAGCCATTTAGGTTCGAAGCGATGTGGACGGCGGACCCAGGGTGCAGCAACACAGTGGCTAGAACATGGGCAACTCATGCGGTTGGCACTCCTATGCACATAGCAACTGTGAAGCTCAAAAAATGCAAGAAGAACTTGAAGAAGTGGAGTCGGCAACATTTTGGAAATGTGAAGAAACAGATAAAGGATACAAAGGAACTTCTGTGGCAGGCAGAAGCTAAATCGGTCATTGATGGAAATTATCAGGATGTAGTAACACTAAAGGCAGAGCTAAATAAGCTTTATGACAAGGAAGAACAGATGTGGCATCAAAGGTCTAGAGTTCAATGGCTTAGAAGTGGAGATAGGAACACCAAGTTCTTTCATGGAACTGCTGCTCAAAGAAAACGGAGAAATTTCATTAAGGGGCTTAGGGACAATTGTGGAGTTTGGCAAACGGAAGAAGGAGTGGTCTCAAAGATGCTTGTTGATTTCTATGCGGGTTTATTCACAACATCAAATCCGCATAATTTAGAGAGCATTTTAGAAGATGTCCAAGAGGTGGTAACTTCGGAGATGAATGCCAAGCTCACAGCCCCATACACAGGAGAAGAAGTAGAAAGCGCCATAAAAGATATAGCTCCCTTAAAAGCCCCTGGACCGGATGGTATGCCTCCACTCTTTTTTCAAACTTATTGGTCAGATGTGGGAATGGATATTACTCAAGCTGTATTATCTTGCCTTAATTCTGGATctattttaaaatcaataaatcacaCTTTTATTGCTTTGATTCCAAAAGTTAAAAATCCAGAAAGAGTGTCTGAGTTTAGACCTATAAGTTTATGCAATGTGATTTACAAAATAGTCCGTAAGGTTATAGCAAATAGGTTAAAGCCTATGCTAAATAAGATCATCTCAGAGACTCAAAGTGCTTTTGTTGCGGAGAGGTTGATTACTGATAACATTTTGATTGCTTATGAATCATTGCATCATATGAAGACAAGTTGTACAGGTAAAATAGGTTTCATGGCCCTAAAGCTTGACATGAGCAAGGCGTATGACAGGGTGGAGTGGGTTTTCTTGGAAAAAATTCTGTTGAAGTTGGGTTTTCATAGATTTTGGGTATCGCTAATTATGGAGTGCATTTCCACGGTGTCCTATTCCATCTTGGTGAATGGGGAACCCCAAGGAATGATTTATCCAACTCGAGGAATTAGACAAGGGGACCCTTTGTCTCCTtacctatttcttttttgtgctGAAGGTCTAAACTCAATTTTAAGAAAAGCAGCAAATAATGGAGAGATTCATGGCTTCTCACTTTGTAGAAGGGGACCGAAGCTAACCCATctcttttttgcagatgacTGTCTTTTATTTTGTAGGTCCACCTTGGAGGAATGTGAGAAGATAAAAGAACTCCTAGCTACCTGTGAAGCGGTCTCAGGTCAAGTAGTGAATAAGGAAAAGACAACTCTTTTCTTAACAAAAACACAGGTGAAGCTACTCAAGAAGCAATCAAGGAGTCTCTTGGCCTTCTAGCAATCCAGCATTATGATAAATATTTGGGATTACCTTCATTTGTAGGAAGGAATAAGAAGGCATGCTTTACTCAAATTAAAGAACGCATTTAGTCCAAAATGCAAGGATGGAGAGAAAAGTTGCTTTCACAAGCTGGTAGGGAGATTATGATCAAGGCTGTTATCCAATCAATTCCGGCCTACTCCATGAGTGTTTTTAAGCTTCCGGTGAGCCTATGTAAAGACATTGAGGCAATGATCcgaaagttttggtgggggcaagGAGAGACAAAGAAGATTCATTGGGTGAAATGGAGTACCTTATGTTCATCCAAAGTGGTTGGTGGTATGGGCTTTCGggatattcaaaattttaacaagGCAATGCTTGCAAAACAGGTTTGGCAGCTATACCACAAAAGGGACACTTTATTATACAAAGTCCTAAGtgcaaaatattttccaaagggAGAGCATATTAGAGGCCCCTATATCTTCCAATGGGTCATATGCATGGAAAAGTATTTTACAAGCTAGAGAGGTGATCTTAAAAGGTGCTGTCTGGAGAGTGGGAGATGGGCGGTCTATTAATATTTGGGAGCATCAGTGGCTTCCGAAACCTGGAGGAGGTAAGATAGTTACACCAAGGAGGGATGTAAGTGTTAAAAAAGTCTCTGATCTTTTCTATCCTAACACCACGGAATGGAATATTGAGTTGCTGGAGACCTCCTTTTGTCCTTGGGAGGTGGAGACAATAAGGAGAATTTACGTGAGTAAGTTGCATCAAGTGGAATGCCTTGTATGGCCATTGTCGCCGGATGGGAGTTACACGGTCAAGACAGCTTACCATATGCTTGCAACTGAGGTGCTTcattcttctccttcttcctctGGTGGGGTGGCTGGGAATGTGTGGAAACGAATTTGGAAGATCAATACTCCCCAAAAAATCAAGCACTTCATTTGGAGAGCGGCTAAGGACTCACTGCCCACTAAGCACAACCTGGTACGTAGGCAAATCCCAGTGGACGAGACTTGTTCATTCTGTGATGACCACCAGGAAACGATTCTTCACATGTTATGGCTTTGTGACCATGCAAAGGCAGTTTGGAAGTCATGTCTCTGCTTCGCACAACTGTACCAGAGGGTGTTTAGATCTTTCTTGGATCTCTTTGAAGCTGTGTTGGAGCGGTGTTCTGCCCTCAACGTGGCTGTCTTCGCCACAACCGCATGGAGTCTATAGCAGCGCCGAAACAGGCTTCGTGAGCATCAGCCAACGTGGCCACTTGATGAGGTCCACAAACGTGCGAAGGAGATGGTGATGGAATATTTTGACGTCCATACACAGGTCCTTTGCCCAATTTCACGCTCACCTTGGGCTGGCTGGTCCCCACCACCAGAGGGTGTCTACAAAGCAAACTTTGATGCGGCATTGTTTGAGCATTGCAACTGTGCCGGACTTGGAGTGGTGGTGAGGGACTGTAATGGCGAAGTTATAGCAGCTTTGAGCCAAAGGATCGCACTACCCCATTCAGTAGAGCAAGCTGAAGCGCAAGCGGCAAGTCGAGCCGTTACACTGGCTAATGAGTTGTGTCTGTCACGGATGGTTTTTGAAGGAGATTGCCAAAAGGTTATTGTAGCCATAAACTCATCGGGAGCATGCCATACTCTGTTCGGTCACATTATAGAAGAGATTCGCTGCCTAAGCTCTACTCTGGTTACTAGTTGTTTTGTGCACACTCGTAGGGAGGGTAATAAAATAGCCCATGTCTTAGCTAGAAGAGCAGTTCTAACTGCAGATATTGATGTTTAGGTAGAAGAGCTACCCGGTTATTTGGATGATGTACTCCATTCtgaaattattcaataaaactcgcttacttctttctcaaaaaaaaaaaaaaaaactctaatttaattatttaataatctTCAATTAATGTAGTAAATTGTTTTATAAAGCATAAGTATATGTTTATAAATTACTATAAAACATATTGTTACATTAAacattaatggaaaaaaaaaattgaagcattttaatattatgtaaTTAATTGATATGTGGGTTAATctcacattggaaaatgagtgaGTAAAAGAGGTTTAAAGCTTGTGCtatgtatccaagagttaggccattttggatatacaccactataagtttctttaaaaaaccttctccccttttcccgtgtgtgtgtgttaaaaatacttagtattctcaaaaaataattaattgatatgAATAAACATAACAACTTAAATGTAAATATATGAGAGTTAATATGGAAGATAAGGAGttagtaaaatatttaattccacattgaaaatgagatagACTCATTTTCAATGGTAATTAACGGGTTGAAATGTATTAGAGCGGATATTATGCTAGATACGTGCGCCATTAGAAAATGAAGGGAGGAGGTTATAAAACCTAAGCCTATTAATAGACTCACTCATACCCATTCCAAGTTAGAGCAATtacaagaaaaatagagaagttcTTGGCAAAGAAGGATGTCATTTCTAGTGGAGCAAAAATAGG of Quercus lobata isolate SW786 chromosome 8, ValleyOak3.0 Primary Assembly, whole genome shotgun sequence contains these proteins:
- the LOC115956435 gene encoding uncharacterized protein LOC115956435, with the protein product MVMEYFDVHTQVLCPISRSPWAGWSPPPEGVYKANFDAALFEHCNCAGLGVVVRDCNGEVIAALSQRIALPHSVEQAEAQAASRAVTLANELCLSRMVFEGDCQKVIVAINSSGACHTLFGHIIEEIRCLSSTLVTSCFVHTRREGNKIAHVLARRAVLTADIDV